In one window of Streptomyces sp. FXJ1.172 DNA:
- a CDS encoding ABC transporter permease, whose protein sequence is MSATVHKTAGEPPKTADERILQTSPLKKLLSRPELGSVVGALAVFVFFAVAAGGFLNASSLSTVLYASSAIGIMAVPVALLMIGGEFDLSAGVLVTSSALISSMFSYQMTANTWVGVGVSLLVTLAVGAFNGFMLTRTRLPSFIVTLGTFLMLTGLNLGFTKLIDGTVSTKTIGDMEGFPSAHAVFASALTVGGVDFKITILWWLGLVALASWILLRTRAGNWIFAVGGNQDAARAVGVPVAKTKIGLYMGVAFGAWVSGQHLLFSFDAVQSGEGVGNELIYIIAAVIGGCLITGGYGSAIGSAVGALLFGMTSKGIVFAEWNPDWFKFFLGAMLLLATLLNHWVRKRAEATT, encoded by the coding sequence ATGAGCGCGACCGTGCACAAGACGGCCGGCGAACCCCCGAAGACGGCTGACGAAAGGATTCTGCAGACCTCTCCGCTGAAGAAGCTGCTCTCCCGCCCGGAGCTGGGCTCGGTCGTCGGCGCGCTCGCCGTCTTCGTCTTCTTCGCCGTCGCCGCCGGCGGTTTCCTCAACGCCTCCAGCCTCAGCACCGTCCTGTACGCCTCCTCGGCCATCGGCATCATGGCCGTACCGGTGGCGCTGCTGATGATCGGCGGCGAGTTCGACCTGTCGGCCGGTGTCCTCGTGACGTCCTCGGCGCTGATCTCCTCGATGTTCAGCTACCAGATGACGGCGAACACCTGGGTCGGCGTGGGTGTCTCCCTCCTGGTCACCCTTGCCGTCGGCGCCTTCAACGGCTTCATGCTGACGCGCACCAGGCTGCCCAGCTTCATCGTCACGCTGGGCACCTTCCTGATGCTGACCGGCCTGAACCTCGGCTTCACCAAGCTGATCGACGGCACGGTGTCGACGAAGACCATCGGGGACATGGAGGGCTTCCCCTCCGCCCACGCCGTCTTCGCCTCGGCCCTCACCGTCGGCGGCGTCGACTTCAAGATCACGATCCTGTGGTGGCTGGGCCTGGTCGCCCTCGCCTCATGGATCCTGCTGCGCACCCGCGCCGGCAACTGGATCTTCGCCGTCGGCGGCAACCAGGACGCGGCCCGCGCGGTCGGCGTCCCGGTCGCGAAGACCAAGATCGGCCTCTACATGGGCGTGGCGTTCGGCGCCTGGGTCTCGGGCCAGCACCTGCTGTTCTCCTTCGACGCCGTCCAGTCCGGGGAGGGCGTCGGCAACGAGCTGATCTACATCATCGCGGCCGTCATCGGCGGCTGCCTGATCACCGGCGGCTACGGCAGCGCCATCGGCTCGGCGGTGGGTGCCCTGCTGTTCGGCATGACCAGCAAGGGCATCGTCTTCGCCGAGTGGAACCCGGACTGGTTCAAGTTCTTCCTCGGAGCGATGCTGCTCCTCGCGACCCTGCTCAACCACTGGGTCCGCAAGCGCGCGGAGGCGACGACATGA
- a CDS encoding sugar ABC transporter substrate-binding protein codes for MARFRTWAVIALAGALSLSLGACSSTGGKRAEDARDAAAAQGRAAVNTPRWTFAMITHSGDGDTFWDIVQNGARQAAVKDNINFLYSHDAQAQQQAQLVDAAVDKKVDGIIVTLAKPDAMKAAVARAEKAGIPVITVNSGSEESKAFGALAHIGQDETIAGEAVGDELDKRGKKKALCVLHEQGNVGHEQRCDGVARTFHGTLQKLYVNGTDMPDVQSAIEAKLQADRSIDSVVTLGAPYADTAVKAKGDAGSKAEIDTFDLNAQVAAELKNGTLGFAVDQQPYLQGYEAVDLLWAYKYNGDVLGGGKPVLTGPQIVTKDQAAALAGYTERGTR; via the coding sequence GTGGCACGGTTTCGGACCTGGGCAGTCATCGCGCTGGCAGGGGCACTTTCGCTGTCCCTGGGGGCGTGCAGCAGCACCGGCGGCAAACGGGCCGAGGACGCCCGCGACGCCGCCGCGGCCCAGGGCAGGGCGGCGGTGAACACCCCCCGCTGGACCTTCGCGATGATCACCCACTCGGGGGACGGCGACACCTTCTGGGACATCGTGCAGAACGGCGCCAGGCAGGCCGCCGTCAAGGACAACATCAACTTCCTGTACTCGCACGACGCCCAGGCCCAGCAGCAGGCGCAGCTGGTCGACGCCGCCGTGGACAAGAAGGTGGACGGCATCATCGTCACCCTCGCCAAGCCGGACGCCATGAAGGCCGCCGTGGCCCGCGCCGAGAAGGCCGGCATCCCGGTGATCACGGTGAACTCCGGCTCCGAGGAGTCCAAGGCCTTCGGGGCCCTCGCCCACATCGGTCAGGACGAGACCATCGCCGGCGAGGCCGTCGGCGACGAGCTGGACAAGCGCGGGAAGAAGAAGGCCCTGTGCGTGCTGCACGAGCAGGGCAACGTGGGCCACGAGCAGCGCTGTGACGGCGTCGCCAGGACCTTCCACGGCACGCTGCAGAAGCTCTACGTCAACGGCACCGACATGCCCGACGTGCAGTCCGCGATCGAGGCCAAGCTCCAGGCCGACAGGTCCATCGACTCCGTCGTCACCCTCGGCGCCCCCTACGCCGACACGGCCGTGAAGGCGAAGGGTGACGCGGGCAGCAAGGCCGAGATCGACACCTTCGACCTCAACGCCCAGGTCGCCGCCGAGCTGAAGAACGGCACCCTCGGCTTCGCCGTGGACCAGCAGCCCTACCTCCAGGGCTACGAGGCGGTCGACCTGCTGTGGGCCTACAAGTACAACGGCGACGTCCTCGGCGGCGGCAAGCCCGTGCTGACCGGCCCGCAGATCGTCACCAAGGACCAGGCCGCCGCGCTGGCCGGGTACACCGAGCGGGGCACCCGATGA
- a CDS encoding GntR family transcriptional regulator, protein MALDLRVDRSSPVPLYFQLSQQLEAAIEHGSLTPGSLLGNEIELAARLGLSRPTVRQAIQSLVDKGLLVRRRGVGTQVVHSQVKRPLELSSLYDDLEAAGQRPATKVLVNTVLPASAAVAAALGVAEGGEVHRIERLRLAHGEPMAYLVNHLPTGLLDLDTAQLEATGLYRLMRAAGITLHSARQSIGARGATAAEAERLAETEGAPLLTMQRTTFDDTGRAVEFGDHTYRPSRYSFEFQLLVRP, encoded by the coding sequence ATCGCGCTCGACCTCCGCGTGGACCGTAGTTCGCCGGTGCCCTTGTACTTCCAGCTCTCCCAGCAGCTGGAGGCCGCGATCGAGCACGGCAGCCTCACCCCGGGCAGCCTGCTGGGCAACGAGATCGAGCTGGCCGCGCGGCTCGGCCTGTCCCGGCCGACTGTGCGCCAGGCCATCCAGTCCCTGGTCGACAAGGGACTCCTCGTGCGCCGCAGAGGTGTCGGCACGCAGGTCGTGCACAGCCAGGTCAAGCGCCCGCTGGAGCTGAGCAGCCTCTACGACGACCTGGAGGCGGCCGGTCAGCGGCCCGCGACCAAGGTCCTGGTCAACACCGTCCTGCCGGCCTCGGCCGCGGTCGCCGCCGCGCTCGGCGTCGCCGAGGGCGGCGAGGTGCACCGCATCGAGCGGCTGCGCCTCGCGCACGGCGAGCCGATGGCGTACCTGGTCAACCACCTCCCGACCGGCCTGCTCGACCTGGACACCGCCCAGCTGGAGGCCACCGGCCTGTACCGCCTGATGCGCGCCGCCGGGATCACCCTGCACAGCGCGCGGCAGTCCATCGGTGCCCGCGGCGCCACGGCCGCCGAGGCCGAGCGGCTCGCCGAGACCGAGGGCGCCCCGCTGCTCACGATGCAGCGCACCACGTTCGACGACACCGGCCGCGCGGTCGAGTTCGGCGACCACACCTACCGCCCGAGCCGTTACTCGTTCGAGTTCCAGCTGCTCGTACGGCCGTGA
- a CDS encoding Gfo/Idh/MocA family protein has translation MRIGVIGTGRIGTLHARTLSRHREVGSLILTDADPVRAQELAHRLGETAAPGVDEIFTWGVDAVVITTATAAHAELIGRAARSGLPVFCEKPIALDLPGTLQALTEVESAGTTLQMGFQRRFDAGYAGAREAVRSGRLGRLHTVRAMTCDQSPPPADRLPLSGGLFRDTLIHDFDVLRWVTGREVTDVYATGSDAGPAMFRESGDVGTGAALLTLAGGTLATATATRLNGAGYDVRMELAGERDTAVVGLDDRTPLASTEPTGPPPADKPWTGFLERFGPAYEAELNAFVEVVRGERPNPCDGREALQALRIAEACETSRRERRPVSLTEIPDRVQPSYG, from the coding sequence ATGCGCATCGGGGTCATCGGTACGGGCCGCATCGGCACCCTTCACGCCAGGACGCTCAGCCGCCACCGCGAGGTCGGTTCGCTGATCCTCACGGACGCGGATCCGGTGCGGGCGCAGGAACTGGCGCACCGGCTGGGCGAGACCGCGGCGCCGGGGGTGGACGAGATCTTCACCTGGGGCGTGGACGCGGTGGTGATCACCACCGCGACAGCGGCGCACGCCGAACTGATCGGCCGGGCGGCCCGCTCCGGCCTGCCGGTCTTCTGCGAGAAACCGATCGCGCTCGACCTGCCCGGCACCCTGCAGGCCCTCACCGAGGTGGAGTCGGCCGGAACGACCCTGCAGATGGGGTTCCAGCGGCGCTTCGACGCGGGGTACGCCGGCGCCCGGGAGGCGGTGCGTTCGGGACGGCTCGGGCGGCTGCACACCGTACGCGCGATGACCTGCGACCAGTCCCCTCCCCCGGCGGACCGGCTGCCGCTGTCCGGCGGGCTGTTCCGGGACACGCTGATCCACGACTTCGACGTGCTGCGCTGGGTGACGGGGCGTGAGGTGACGGACGTGTACGCCACCGGCTCGGACGCCGGGCCCGCGATGTTCCGTGAGTCCGGTGACGTCGGCACCGGCGCGGCCCTGCTCACCCTGGCCGGCGGCACACTGGCCACGGCGACCGCGACCCGCCTGAACGGCGCCGGTTACGACGTCCGCATGGAGCTGGCCGGGGAGCGGGACACGGCGGTGGTCGGCCTGGACGACCGTACGCCGCTCGCGTCGACCGAGCCGACCGGGCCGCCGCCCGCGGACAAGCCGTGGACGGGCTTTCTGGAGCGGTTCGGGCCCGCCTACGAGGCCGAGCTGAACGCCTTCGTCGAGGTGGTGCGCGGCGAGCGGCCCAACCCGTGCGACGGCCGCGAGGCCCTGCAGGCGCTGCGGATCGCCGAGGCCTGCGAGACCTCCCGGCGGGAACGGCGCCCGGTGTCCCTCACGGAGATCCCGGACCGGGTGCAGCCGTCGTACGGCTGA
- a CDS encoding cytochrome P450 family protein: MDRQSVVELGESEEALHTDPHAVYARLREQGPVHRVRLPGWDDTAWLVVGYEEARAALADPRLAKDTSKIGVTVMDQEMIGKHLLATDPPQHTRLRGLVTRAFTMRRVEQLRPRIQQITDELLDEMLPAGHGDLIGSLAYPLPITVICELLGVPDMDRAEFRKTSTEVVAAADQQTERDAVVRLGEYLTGLIEDKRRSGASDDLLSDLIRTTAEDGDRLSAQELRGMAFLLLIAGHETTVNLIGNGVHALLTHPAQLAALRADMSLLDGAVEEMLRYEGPVHSATYRFAAEPLEIAGSAIGQGEHVVVSLTAAERDGGRFGDPDRFDIRRDTRGHLAFGHGIHYCLGAPLARLEGRIAIGTLLRRAPGLALDGTPGEWLPGLLMRGMRSLPVRW, encoded by the coding sequence ATGGACAGGCAGAGCGTGGTCGAACTGGGCGAGTCCGAGGAGGCTTTGCACACGGATCCGCATGCGGTGTACGCCCGGCTGCGCGAGCAGGGTCCCGTGCACCGCGTCCGGCTGCCGGGCTGGGACGACACGGCCTGGCTGGTCGTCGGGTACGAGGAGGCGCGGGCGGCGCTCGCCGACCCCCGGCTGGCCAAGGACACCAGCAAGATCGGCGTGACCGTCATGGACCAGGAGATGATCGGCAAGCATCTGCTGGCCACCGATCCGCCCCAGCACACCCGCCTGCGCGGCCTCGTCACGCGCGCGTTCACGATGCGCCGGGTGGAGCAACTGCGCCCGCGGATCCAGCAGATCACCGACGAACTGCTGGACGAGATGCTCCCCGCGGGCCACGGCGACCTCATCGGCTCCCTCGCCTACCCGCTGCCCATCACCGTCATCTGCGAACTGCTCGGCGTTCCGGACATGGACCGCGCCGAGTTCCGCAAGACGTCCACCGAGGTGGTCGCCGCGGCGGACCAGCAGACGGAGCGCGACGCGGTCGTCCGCCTGGGTGAGTACCTGACCGGGCTGATCGAGGACAAGCGCCGCTCGGGCGCGAGCGACGACCTGCTCAGCGACCTGATCCGCACCACCGCCGAGGACGGCGACCGGCTGTCCGCGCAGGAGCTGCGCGGCATGGCCTTCCTGCTGCTGATCGCCGGCCACGAGACCACCGTCAACCTGATCGGCAACGGCGTCCACGCCCTGCTGACCCACCCCGCCCAACTCGCCGCCCTGCGGGCCGACATGAGCCTCCTGGACGGCGCCGTCGAGGAGATGCTGCGCTACGAGGGCCCGGTGCACAGCGCCACGTACCGGTTCGCCGCCGAGCCCCTGGAGATCGCCGGCAGCGCGATCGGGCAGGGCGAGCACGTGGTGGTGAGCCTCACCGCCGCCGAGCGCGACGGCGGCCGCTTCGGCGACCCCGACCGGTTCGACATCCGCCGCGACACCCGCGGCCACCTCGCCTTCGGCCACGGCATCCACTACTGCCTCGGCGCACCGCTGGCCCGCCTGGAGGGCCGCATCGCCATCGGCACCCTCCTGCGGCGCGCCCCAGGCCTCGCGCTCGACGGCACGCCCGGCGAGTGGCTGCCGGGCCTGCTGATGAGAGGGATGCGCAGCCTTCCGGTGCGCTGGTGA